AAGAAATTTTTAATTCGATTTTAGTGGCACTGGGCGCCATGCCTTATCTTAAACTTTCATGCAGATTTTCGATAGCATTCATCATGCCTTTTCGCTGGGCCAAAAAGCTAAAGAACATCGGCACATTAACCCCCATAATGGTCGATTCGAGCTGACCTCTTACACCACCATAGAGAGAACTTATTATCCTTGCATTTCTGTCACAACATTTAATAAGAGAATGACACTCTTCCAGGCTAACCTGTTTTATAAAGGCCTGGACCTTATGAGTATCTCCAGCATCTATATTAGGGATAGAGATCCACATTTTTGTGGCTATTTCAGATAATGCCATCTCAGCTCTATGCATTGCCGGCAACGCACCCCAGTTGGACGCTAGTGCATTGTGGCCTCTAGCAAGGAATCTATGAACCTCTATCGAAGACTCCGAAATAGCTTGTCTTGCCTGATAAAATTCCTGCTGTCGACTGATATTAAAATTCACTATAAACGCCGCCTCTTGCATAGTCGTCGCGGCCTGAACTCCACTTACATCTCGAATTAGCTCCTCCGCATATAATTGCACCGTAGTAATTGATTTTAATGCGTTTGAGAAAAAATCTTCTATTTCGGTGGCAACACCTAGCATGATATTGGACCGCATCTGGCTACGCCAGTTTATGGTAGCGGTGTGGAAGGCGACCGCAAAACCAACAATTGTTACCGATGAGGATATCAGTGCCACCTTGTACTCTTTTTCCAAGGAAACTAAGACGGAAAAAATTTCTTCGCTGTTCAGAGGAGAGCACCCAAAAATCAATTCGGCATTAAAATATATAAGAACAGCGATTATCAGCAGCCCGTACGTTGTACGAAAAAAGAATTTCAGCAAAAGAGATATAAGCAGATAAGAGTAAATAAGCCTTGCCAATACTTGGGGCGGGATGAAGTTCAGGATGTTACGCATTGCATGCCCTCATATTTCGATTATTATTGTGTTTAAGGTGGCGATTCGGCCCGAACCATACCAACATATTCCGGTTATCTTCCCTATTCCCAGCCCCTAAGGTGCTAATGGCCGACTTCCGATTGTTGATATTTGTGTGGCGGTCACGGTTTCTCTCCTGCCCCCTGCTGGAGATCTCTGATTCATAGAAATACTTGGTCCCGAAAGCCGTTGCAGATCAAGGCACGGCAACATATCTGGTGATAAGCGGCGCTACCCGCTCCAAACGCACCACTCGACAGGCTTGGGTTCCGCCTCCAAACGCTCTTCCAGCCCTCTGGCAATGTATGACATATGACCAGCCCCGACAAGGTACACACCTCTACTGAACGAATTCATACGACAGAAGCCGTAAATGTTTTCCAGCATTGCTTCCTCTCGATTTCTTAATTGTATGTACCATGCCGAAAGAAGACCTTGCAGACGTGCGTTGCCAGAACTGGAAATACATGTCTCTAATAACGCATCCGCTTTGTTTCGGAGCTCAATCTGCGCCAAACCGCTCAAAAAGTTATAACCATGATTGAAAGCCATGCGATCAATATTCGATACTGCTCTGCAGTACTCTTTGGAGCTTTGCTCGGCATATGCAAATATTTCGTCAGCTCCTGCCTTCAAGCCTTGTGGCGTCGCGAAGTCGTCAACGGGCACTTGTCGCACTGCCTTCATTTTCATATACGATTTAATCGCTCTTATTTCTACCGTACTCGCAGCCTCGTCTTTATAGAGTCGATCATGATCTTCTGGACGAATTTCTTCAAATATTACGTCTGGATCAACCGCCTTCAAGAGCCCCAATAGCTGAGCTTCATTGCATTTTCCAAGTTCTCTATGCACCGTTCCAACAAGCGTTATTCTCCCAACCATATATTTGCTCCGCTACATCGTCGAATCTCAGCGATAGCCATGAACCCAACACTCGCATGATAAGCATGAGCACGCGACCTTCTTAATTAACGTGTTGCTTACACTTCATTTTGATGATGGAAAATGGCTCTTTTGATTTCCTCCATAAACCCAACGTCTGAGGCGTCAACATATCTATAGTCCTGCATAAGAGGAGGCATTTCAGCATGATCAATATCAATATTTATAATGGCGAATTTTTTTGACTTATCTCTCATTCTCTGCTGCATGAAGAAATTTGCTTCCGCAATCGTCCAACCCGATTTCCCATTTAAAAAATTACTCGAAAGGAAGATAAGACCAAAGTCGCACTTTCTTAGCCCGTCATTAATTTTCTCAGTAATGCTATCTCCTGGGGCAATTTCCTCCTTGTCATACCAAGCTCGAATCTCAGATTTTTGGAGCTCGTTAAACACATTATCCACGAATTTTTTATCTTTACTGGAATGCGATAAGAATACAGTGAACTTACTCATGGTAATTGGCCTACCCCACGTTCTGAACAACACTTCTCTGTCTGGGAAGAAGAATATTTCGTTTGTTCCAGACGTCATATTTATATCCACGTCTTCCGGGTTATTTAACGAAATAAAGTTGTATGACTTATTTCGCATTGAGGCCATAATGTCTTTAACGAATCTGTTGTATGCTCTTTTTGTGGATGGGTACTTACTTGCCAAATACCTGTCAAAGTCTTCGTGTGATTTTTCGAAGTTTAGAAACCACAGCAACTCGAAGTGATATGGATTATTATTAACGAAGATGAGTGATCCAACCAAGACATCCCTGTCATACCGAGACAAAATATCCTTTATGAAATCTCTTTCTCCTTTCCTGTTACCATAATCTAACTCTAACAAGTAAGATCTATGTTCGTCTTCCAATTTAAAATCCTTCGATATCATTCAATTTTACGTTTGGGGGTGCTGAAGCGAAGCTAATCGCTCCAGCAACCGCTCAGCGCATCTTTGTCTGTGCTTTTAGTAGAGCAAGTCATATATTGCATTCCACAACAATTAAACAGATTCAAATGCATAGGCGCCTAATGATTGAGCTCTCAGAGCGGCTCTTACCCAGCTATAAGAATCACCCTTCATGAAAATGGTGGAGGAAGAAACAGCCAGCGTCTTCATAAGATTAGGAGTTAATCTATTAGACTCTTGATGTTTTCTTTGCCTCCAAAAAAATAATTTCGTCTTTTTCCTTACGGGGTCGCCGGAGTCTCTTCTCTAGTTCAGACCAGATACCAATTTGATCTTCTGCAGGCGTAACTGAAACAGCGACATGCTCATTGAAGCCGGCCTCCATAGCGGAGGCCTCAAAGGTCATAGAGGCAGATCTTATCATTCGAATATAAGAGTCGCGATTGAACGATGCTGACAGGCCCACAAAGTGCTTACTCTTAAAATAAATCCTGCGAATGAAAGTGCATCGTCTCCACAGCACAACAACCTGTGTATGAGCCGTTTGGAGCTCCTCCAGCAATCCAAGAACGTTATGTTCATCGCCCTATGAATGCGGTGCTCTAGGCCATACGACAGCGTAACGTAACGCCTTCTTCAATTAAATTAACTCCGGCATAGGTATATAGCGATCGAATCCTTGGCTCGCGCAATCGCAGGAAAACAAATACTGTTCAAACCAAGAATGTTTTTGAAATGCAACTTCATTTCCATCCAATTCCGCTATGTCTCTTAAGTATATTTCTCTTGCCATGCCATATACTTTATCCCAGTTCTTTGGATCAGCAATATTCAGGAAAACAATGCCATTTTGTTTAACCAGGAACCCTTCATCGAATATCTTTGGAAGCCCTCTTCCGGCCACGTACATATCCAAAATATTCTTATCTATAACTATGCGCGGGTATATCGCTTCCTTGCTTTCTAGCTCGTATGCTCGCGCAACCGCGTGACTATAAGTAATTCTACCGCTGTGAAAGTGCTTTGAGTAAGCCACCCCTCCCCGAATAAACAAACCCCTCTCCATAAAGGATATAAAAACCTTTTTTAGTAGCGCAATAAACTCCACAAACCTATCGTGATTGTTACAAGTAATGATAACTGTGTCCGATATAGCCTGAACACTAAAAATGGCGTTATTTACTGTATTGAAGATTGATAAGGATTGAACCAAATCATCCTTAAAGCTTTCCTTACCGCTCTGTACATCTTGATTTAGCCTGTTGCGGTAAGAGAGAACATCAAGCAGCGCGGTGTAAACAAACTCAGAACTCATGAAATTGACTCTGCTATCAGTGAAATTTCATGCTTATAATCGTTCATCCTGTCTACCCAAGGCTCCCAAACTGAGCCGTAGTACATCCTGCCATCACTTGAAGCCTCCTTTGTATGTTCTTGCTGAATATCAAATATGGCTCTTCCAAATAGTTGTGCAATCGGCGCCAACACCGCCACGTCCTTTATGGATGCAACGTATGGATTATCTACGTCAAATCCAAATTTTGGCTCAAAAAGTCCTTCCTTGCAAAGAGATGTAGAAATTTCATTTGATATTTTCTTTTGCCATTTTATATATGACTCCTTCACCCTTGCACCTGCATGAACCTTAAAGTTCTGGAGAATTGTTCCAGCCAATTTAGGCTTACCTTCAAAGGGTTCAATGCCAAACGGCACCAAAGACTGAGAAATTATTCGATGGCGATCAATCCATTCGCTAATGACATTACCTAACAACTTTACAGCTTGATAACAAAAACGATCTGGAACAAGTGGAACAACAATCTCATCGGATGCTATAACGATAGTTTTAGTAATTGCACCTGTACTAGGGCCAACATCACACAGAACGTAATCGAATCCGCGTGCGTCAATCAGCGAACGCAATAATCTGTGCACAACAATGTAAGTGTTTTTCTCATGTATATTTTCGGTAACAGCTTGGTTCCAGGCCGTGCCGAAGTACGTTTCTGCTCTCGAGAATTCTAGATCACCCCGAAATAAAAATAATGACTTATATAAATTATGCTCAACAAGTTCTATATCAGCCTGGTTTATTTCACCTTGCTGGCCCTTAAATCTCGGTAGCATTGATTCATAAATTGATGTTCCGGGCAACGAACAATCAGGATCATCAATATCCTCCCGCGCAGCCAAGAAAAGCTCAGTCATGTTGCACTGTGGATCGCAATCAACTACTAAGACGCGTTTTCCAGTAGATGCGAGATAAGCTCCCAAGTTAAAGTTGGTAGTGGTTTTAGATACTCCGCCTTTATTGTTATACAAGGCTACTATTTTTCCCATTTTAACTCCTTAAAATGGTCTCGGGGAAGTTAAACGCCCGCGATACTATAGGATTCGCGTTGCGGGCAGAATTTTTTTCTGCTTGATTGCGCTTGTCAGGCGTACTCAATTTAATGCCACTGCGCGGAATCTTTGGGATAGAAATTCCTCATAGGGGTTTGGAACACCCTCTATAACCTTGTTGAGCATTACGATTAAATCGTCGTCAATTATTGGAAGCATGATCCCCCTGCCATCCACATACGTATCGTTACATCTTGCCAGTAGAGTATCCATATCATCTACCGTTCTACAAAGAAGCAGACCAAACTTGCCCAAATTCATTGAGAAACGGCCAGACAGCTGATCTATCTCTGGATTGGCAACTTCACGGGAGTAGTTCTTGCATTCCACAAAAATGAACTGGGCGGGAGTTTGATAAGTGGTATGTAGTCGATAGAAAAACCCTCCGCGTGCTGCATTATCAAAAGTGATATCTACCCGCTTTCTACCATCATGGATCTCATTCTCAACTATAGGTGAGACAACATCAGGGTAAAAAAGGAACTCCAAAATGCCGACCACCAATCTATGATATCTGGTTGCGCCTTCTCCACCCGCGGCAATCTGACCAAGCTTTCTGATTAAGTACTGCGCAATAATCGCGGGATCACTATCGTCTAATTCTTCGTTAGAGATGGCTGTAGCTGTGTGCTGGATCCACTCTTTAAAATCACGAAAAACCTCAGGATGGGCATCTGTAAAAGTAGCAAGAAAGTCTTTCGAATAGGCGGACTCCCCGGACTCCTTTAAGGACTTCTTTGTTACATATGGCATACCGTTTACGCGATGTTGAACAAGGGCTGAATAGTTTCGAAGATGCTCATGTTGCAGGTATTCGAGAACAAATTGATTGTAATACTTTTGAGGCGTGTATTTATTGGAGTAGGAGACAATTCCTTTAGGCACTAATAGTATCTTTCGCCCCTCTATAACAAGCATTGATTCATGCCGATTTCTCCACTCATTTGCAGCGCGCTCCCAATAGAATCCAGACTGCACGTTTTGTTGTAACGCGATCCCCCATAACTTACACTGCTCTTGCGTGTAAGTTACAAGATGACCACGAATTATATTCGTAGTCATATCTGATATTTTGTCTTTATCGATGCCGTCAATAAAGAGACGGAAATCTTCTAGGTCCTCCACAATTCCAGTGGCCACAGCCTTGCTCTGAGCGATGCTATTAAAAAGCTTCTCGCTGTCGATGGAGCCAATAGCATTGCCACGAGGCTTTCCCCTGGATAGGCCCAAACATGTTTCATTGGGTTCGTGTAGATAATTAAAAAGAGCTCTCGCTCTCCTCCTTTCGTCATCTCGAATAAAATTAACAAAGGTCTGGAAGAAGCTTCGAAGTGTTCGTGTGGCATTCAAAGACCACAAGTCGGTGCGGCAGCCAAGAAAAAATGGATCGACAAACAAAGGCGTGTCATAATCTGTATCTATATCAACAAAATCTAGCTCGAACTGAGTGGCTTCTAAACTAAATCTTTCGCTGATTCTCACCCCGGACTCCTTATCGCATAACGCCAACGGTAATGGGCAACAATGAAGCGCAGCGTATTTGCGCGTTTCATTGACCACATTCTTATGTGTTATTCCGGCTGTTGAAGTAGAAGGCAGTGACGCCGCCAATCAAGGTACCTGCGAAAGCGAGGAATTCAGTAAAATACGGATTTCTACTCAGAGCCAGAACAAAAACAAAAAGCAGAACCAGAAAAACAATACCCATTGCTAGCAATGGCTTGGTTCGCTTATCTAATCGCTCAGTCATTGGTTCCGACTTCCCTAGCCCGCCACAGGTGCCACAAGCTAGCCCAACAAATTCCTTTCCTTTTAATTCGTGATATTTCGCGCAAGCCAAACAACTCGAGCCATTCGTCCCCGATTTGCAGACACCCGTTTCGTCGCAGTGACGACAGGGGTACAAATTTGATCTTACTTCCCGCATTCAGATGCTTCCCAGTAGACGTAACGCTTTGCACAGCGATGCGAGGAACGAACGTCCGGCGCCACAGGCGCGTACTGATGCAACTTGTTAAGTGTGGGGGCCTCTTTACTCATTAGTAGACACCTGCAGATTCATCAATGATGAATTGAGCCTTATTAGCGGCACACCATTCCTCCAGCTCCTGCTTTAACTGAGGCCAAACATCTCTTGCCCAAGCCGGAGCCCTCCGTTCCCATGCTGATTCTGTTGGAAGATAAGCAGATAGTATTCCCATCGGAAGCTCAAGAACAAACGAACCACCAGGCCCGGAAACGACCAGTTCTTCTTTCCATCTTGGCTGGAATTTGAAAATGCTCATTGATATTTACGCTTAACGCCGCGCACACCGGCGCGAGCTTGCGCGCGTCCGACAGCCGAAGGCTGTGTAGTGCTGCGCTTGGTTATGGCTGCGACGCTCCCGACTTTCTATTAGCACTTTGCGAAGCGCTAGCGGAGCCACAGCCCGAACAATGCGGGGCAAGAACTATGGCTTGCCGCCGCCCCAAAATCCTCTTACTGGCTCACCACGCCGATAGCGATGATGTGGCCGATTACCGTTTACTTTCCGACTGCCACCAGGAACGGAACTGCCGAGCCTGCGATGAGCCGGTGAATTTCAATACCGGTGAAGCCGACTTGTGGCACGACGCAGCCGGACAAACCTACGCCCAATTAAATGCAAAAGGCAGAGCTCCATAACAGGTATTAGGACGCCGGAGCATATATTGAATAACGACGCCCGCAGCCTATCCAGATATCAATTCACTCCAAATGGCTTTTATATCTCTCTAAAAACAGAGAACGAACTTGCCAACATGACGGAGGGCACAATGACAGGAAGCATGCTCATCTATTCAAACCCACCCACGCTACCGCCAGAAATCGCACTCCCCCAAGCACGATCCCCCCACAAACAAGCGCCACGCCCAGCGTGACCCCTGTCTCATTTCTTCTGTGAGGTAAGTAATACCGGAAGGAAGATTTATTTCAAGTGATGGCACTTTGCCATCATCGGCCTATTTGCCCGATTTCCACACCACCGGGCTGCTCCCGCCCCCATCACCGCCCTCTGGCGATGTCGGGGCGGGCGCCGGTTCAGCGTCCAGATCCTTGCGCATATCGCAGGCCACGCACTCCATCCACAGGCTGTCGCCGTCCTGGACACGCACGATCTTGTCCAGGGCGCCGCACTCCGGGCAGGTGGCGCCGGCGATAAAGCGGCGTTTCACGCTCATGCGGCAATGCCGCTGTGGCGCAGCAGGGGTTCCACGCTGGGTTCGCGGCCGCGGAAGGCCTTGAACAGCTCCATGGGCTCCTGGCTGCCGCCCATGGC
This sequence is a window from Isoalcanivorax indicus. Protein-coding genes within it:
- a CDS encoding toll/interleukin-1 receptor domain-containing protein — its product is MEDEHRSYLLELDYGNRKGERDFIKDILSRYDRDVLVGSLIFVNNNPYHFELLWFLNFEKSHEDFDRYLASKYPSTKRAYNRFVKDIMASMRNKSYNFISLNNPEDVDINMTSGTNEIFFFPDREVLFRTWGRPITMSKFTVFLSHSSKDKKFVDNVFNELQKSEIRAWYDKEEIAPGDSITEKINDGLRKCDFGLIFLSSNFLNGKSGWTIAEANFFMQQRMRDKSKKFAIINIDIDHAEMPPLMQDYRYVDASDVGFMEEIKRAIFHHQNEV
- a CDS encoding YheV family putative metal-binding protein, whose protein sequence is MSVKRRFIAGATCPECGALDKIVRVQDGDSLWMECVACDMRKDLDAEPAPAPTSPEGGDGGGSSPVVWKSGK
- a CDS encoding ParA family protein, coding for MGKIVALYNNKGGVSKTTTNFNLGAYLASTGKRVLVVDCDPQCNMTELFLAAREDIDDPDCSLPGTSIYESMLPRFKGQQGEINQADIELVEHNLYKSLFLFRGDLEFSRAETYFGTAWNQAVTENIHEKNTYIVVHRLLRSLIDARGFDYVLCDVGPSTGAITKTIVIASDEIVVPLVPDRFCYQAVKLLGNVISEWIDRHRIISQSLVPFGIEPFEGKPKLAGTILQNFKVHAGARVKESYIKWQKKISNEISTSLCKEGLFEPKFGFDVDNPYVASIKDVAVLAPIAQLFGRAIFDIQQEHTKEASSDGRMYYGSVWEPWVDRMNDYKHEISLIAESIS